The genomic window ATCAACTTAAGAGAGATGTTGAAGCTGAAAAAAGAATTGTATGATATTATCGCGGAACATTCCGGTCAAACCTATGACTGGGTAGAAAAAGCGTCTGACAGAGATTACTGGATGACTTCTGAGGAAGCAAAAGGCTACGGAATGGTAGATGAAGTATTACAGAGAACTAAAGAGAAAAAATAATTTTTCTTTAAAGAAATAAAAAAAACGCATCAAGATATTTGATGCGTTTTTTTACTAATTATTTATAATTCTTTTTAACCACCCCGTCAAAAATTCTTTGAATTTTCGCCACCCCTCCAGAGGAGGGGAATTTTGATATTCTAAAAACCGGCCGAGTATTTGTTTCCAAGTCTTGAAATAAAAGTTCAGGATAAAAGAAATTTAATATTCCATTCAACATCAGTTTACAATCATTATTTACTTTCGCATCCAACAAAAGTGAATAATGAAAAAATTCTTATTACTTGTTCTTGCTTGTCTTGCTTTAGTGGCTTGTAGCAATGATGATAATACAACCAATTCTGATATAGATTATTCTAAACTTCCACAGGAGTTTCCTTTCTCAATATTGAAAACCCTAAATGGAGTAAATATAATCAACGGAGGTTTTGGTTCGGGAGCTACGGCACATCCGGCTCAAAAAGAAGAATTCTATGTGATTACCGATCGTGCTCCTAATGTTGCGTATTCGAATGGAATTAAAATTCTTGTTCCGGATTTTACACCCACTATTATGCATTTTAAAATCAATGCCAGCGGAAATATTGAGGTAATTAAATATATCAAGCTTAAAAATCCTTCGGGCCAGCCAATTACAGGTCTTCCAAATCCTGTAGGAATGGGAAGTACGGGAGAGGTTGCTTACGCTGCGGACGGAAGTGTGTTAGGAACTGATAATTACGGTTTGGATAGTGAAAGTATTGTTGCAGCAAAAGACGGAACATTTTGGGTTTCTGATGAATACGGTCCCCATATTGTTCATTATAATGCAGATGGAGTAGAGTTGGAGAGAATCAGTCCGATCGGAGTAAATACAGGGACAAGAAAACTTCCTGCCGTTTTTGCTAAAAGAAGACCTAACAGAGGAATGGAAGGAATGTGTATGACACCCGATGGAAAAATGTTGGTAGGTACAATGCAATCTACCATGTATGTCCCAACGAAAGCTTTGGCAACGAATACTACTTTAACGAGAATTGTAACTTTTGATTTGGCAACAGGCCAAACCAAGCAATATTTATATAAACAAGACGGAGGTGCTTCAGATTCTGTTTGTGATATAACTCCTATCAGCAACACTGAATTTTTAGTCATTGAAAGAGACGGGAATTTCGGTTCAGTTGGCGGGCTTAAAAAAGTCTACAGAATCAATCTTTCTAATGCTTCTGATGTTTCAGGAACGGACTTGACAGCTGTTGACGGAATGAAAATCAACGGAAAAACTCTTGAGCAGTCTACCTGGGATGAAATCAATACGGCAGGATTAAAGCCTGTTACGAAAACGTTGGCGGTTGATTTGGTTTCAAAAATTGGTTATGAACACGATAAGTTTGAAGGAATTGTGTATTTAGGTAATAATAAACTGGTTGTTTTTAACGATGATGATTTTGGTGTTGCAGATGACGGAGCCGGAAATCCTAAAACAAAAACTCTTCCTAAAACGGGTAAACAGGATAAAGGAACAATGTATATAGTCGATATTCAATAATTAGATTTTTAAAAATCAGCGGCATCGAAGATGCCGCTGATTTTGTTTTATTTTTTAATAATCTCAAAGATTATATATGCTTATTAAACGCAATTTTTTATTACCTAAATCCACACTTTTAATCAGCGAAGGGAAATAAATTCGCTATGCGAAGCTTGATATATAGCTTCATCAAATCAACCTGCTGATTATTCTCAGCTCACTTAAATTAGCAGTCATTATATTAAAGCTTTGCGTTAAAAAACATCAGCATAATCTGTCAAATTCACAAGAATGGAATTTTAAACGCGAACTCTTTATGAGGAACAAAAAAAGATCGTCTTTTGGACGATCTTTATATCATATTTTATTCAAAACTAATTGAAAGCCTCAATGATTTTAGAGAAATCCTCTAATTTCAAAGCAGCCCCGCCAATAAGACCCCCGTCGATATCAGGCTGAGAGAAAATTTCTTTTGCATTATCCGGTTTTACAGAACCTCCGTAAAGGATAGATACTTCATCTGCAACTTCCTGTCCGTATTTTGCAGCAATAATTCCTCTGATGTAAGCATGGATTTCCTGTGCCTGTTCAGGGGTAGCTGTTTCTCCGGTTCCGATTGCCCAAACCGGTTCGTAAGCGATCACTACTTTTTTAATTTCTTCTGCAGAAAGGGTGAAAAGAGCAACTTCTGTCTGGTTTTTTACCACTTCAAAATGTTGTCCCGCTTTTCTTTGCTCCAAAGTTTCACCATTACAGTAAACAGGAATTAAACCTTTGTCTAAAGCTAGTTTCACTTTTCTGTTGCAGTGAGAATCTGTTTCACCGTGGTATTGTCTTCTTTCAGAATGTCCGATCAAAGAGCCTGTTGCATCAATAGATTCAAGCATGTCCGCAGCAATTTCTCCGGTGTAAGCTCCGCTTTCGTGCTCACTCATATCCTGAGAAAACACTCCGATTTCATCTTTTTCGAAGATATCTTTTGCCATCATTAAATACAATGCAGGAGGAGCGATCCAAACTTCGCAGTTGGTCGCATTATTGTTTTTATATTCCAGCAATTGAGTCATTAATTGTTGAGCATCAATTACATTTTTGTTCATTTTCCAGTTTCCTGCAACTATTTTTCTTCTCATAGTTTTTTATTTTAAAAGTTAGATTGTTAGAGGTTAGAAGTTAATGTTTATAGCTAACTTGTACACTCTAATTTCTCAATTAATTAATATTCCATAAGTTTTTTAAAAGCTTGTAATATAGGTGTTCTTCGTCAGTTACTATATTGTCGGCTTTTATCAATGATTTTGCAAATTGTACAAATTTTTCACGTTCATCCTGTGTTGAATCGTCATGAAAACAACGTGCGTGAAACTCAAAATGATCTTTCCATTCTTCGGGCTGTAGAAGAGCCAGGGTTTCCAGTTCGTTGTCAAGATTCATTCTGAAGGGGAACTCGTCCGCCAGATACTGTTGAATAAGCATTCCTTCTTCTGGGGCAAATTCTCCGTCTACAGAGGAAAGTATCATTAGCAAGTGATACCCCGCAATAGGTTTATTTGATTTTTGCATTCTTAAATGTTAGTTTTAGTGTTTATCGATTGTCCTGAACCGATTACTTTACATAATCTTTTGCAGGCTGTTTGTCTATAATTTTTCCGTTTTGAAGAATCAATACAAAAGGATTGCTTCTCGCAATGGTTTTAATGGCTGTTCCGTCCATCATGGCATTGGGAATGGTTTTGAAAGTCGTTGCAATTGTTGAAACTCCGTATACCACCTTTGCTCCCTGCGTTTTTACTTTTGCTTCTACTTGCTTTAATAATTCCGGTGAAACATCTTTTGGATGATAAGAAAATACCAAAACAGCTTTTGGAGCATTGATTATTTCTTCGGTAAGTTCAAGACCGGTAGGATCTTCAATTTTAAAC from Chryseobacterium camelliae includes these protein-coding regions:
- a CDS encoding TerB family tellurite resistance protein; its protein translation is MQKSNKPIAGYHLLMILSSVDGEFAPEEGMLIQQYLADEFPFRMNLDNELETLALLQPEEWKDHFEFHARCFHDDSTQDEREKFVQFAKSLIKADNIVTDEEHLYYKLLKNLWNIN
- the tpiA gene encoding triose-phosphate isomerase, coding for MRRKIVAGNWKMNKNVIDAQQLMTQLLEYKNNNATNCEVWIAPPALYLMMAKDIFEKDEIGVFSQDMSEHESGAYTGEIAADMLESIDATGSLIGHSERRQYHGETDSHCNRKVKLALDKGLIPVYCNGETLEQRKAGQHFEVVKNQTEVALFTLSAEEIKKVVIAYEPVWAIGTGETATPEQAQEIHAYIRGIIAAKYGQEVADEVSILYGGSVKPDNAKEIFSQPDIDGGLIGGAALKLEDFSKIIEAFN
- a CDS encoding esterase-like activity of phytase family protein, translated to MKKFLLLVLACLALVACSNDDNTTNSDIDYSKLPQEFPFSILKTLNGVNIINGGFGSGATAHPAQKEEFYVITDRAPNVAYSNGIKILVPDFTPTIMHFKINASGNIEVIKYIKLKNPSGQPITGLPNPVGMGSTGEVAYAADGSVLGTDNYGLDSESIVAAKDGTFWVSDEYGPHIVHYNADGVELERISPIGVNTGTRKLPAVFAKRRPNRGMEGMCMTPDGKMLVGTMQSTMYVPTKALATNTTLTRIVTFDLATGQTKQYLYKQDGGASDSVCDITPISNTEFLVIERDGNFGSVGGLKKVYRINLSNASDVSGTDLTAVDGMKINGKTLEQSTWDEINTAGLKPVTKTLAVDLVSKIGYEHDKFEGIVYLGNNKLVVFNDDDFGVADDGAGNPKTKTLPKTGKQDKGTMYIVDIQ